Within the Acidobacteriota bacterium genome, the region CCTCGAGACCGAACGCCGGAATCATCGATTCCCGCGCCTCGGCGAAGCCGGCGAGGTCCTTGAGAAGCTCCTCGTCGATCCGCTCGTGGACGTCGAAGACATCGATCGAGCTGCGCTCACCGAGCATCCGGTCGAGCGCTGCGCACAGCCGTTCCAGGGCGGCTCGCATCAGGGTCATCTCGCCCTCGACTTTCGGAGCATGCGCCAGCGCCCGGCCGGCGCTCATCCGCAGCAGCACGACCCCCGCGATTCCCACCGCGAGGAGGATCGGGTAGGCCGGAAGCAGAGCGGATGGGGCCGGCGCGGCCCCTGAGCGGACCGCGGTGAAGGCCCCTCCGAGAAAGCCGCACCAGAGGAGAACGTGGCCGACGGCCCGCATCCGCGCCTCAAGCTCCCATCGCCAGCGCGATGCGCACCAGCGCGTTCCCGACGCCGACGAGGGCTTCGCCGACGATCAGCCCCGCCGCGACCGGAATCCCGACGTTCTCGACGAACTCCACACCGTACCGCCTCTGGACATGGATCCGCGCGAGGCACCCGACGGTATAGGTGAGGACGATGTTGAACGGCATGTAGAAGCCGAGCCCGATCAGGACGCCGATCCCCCCGAGCCCGCTGAAAGCCAGCATCGCCCCCAGACCCGCACCCGCACCGTACAGCAGTTTCGGCACGTCGCCCTGGATGATGACCTCGATCGTGCTCGCCAGCGCCGCTGCCTGTGGCGCCGGCAGTTTGTCGCTTCCCATCCGGTAGGCGCCGTGGAGCACCCACATCAGCGCGATGACGATGATGGGTCCGAGCCACGTGGACAGCATCTGGGCGATCTGCTGCTTTCGCGGGCTGGCCCCCACCAGATAGCCGGACTTGAGGTCCAGCATCATGTCCCCCGCCTGGGCGATCGCGACACAGATCGCCGCCCCGACGATCACCGACGAGATGATCGCGGCGGTCGAGCCCAGGCCGCTGGCGATGAGGACCAGGATGGTGACAGCGATCAGCGTCATTCCGGACAAAGGCGACCAGTTGGTGCGTCCGAGACACTCGGAAACGATCACCCCCGCCACCCAGATCCAGAGCGTTCCGAGAACCGCCATCGCCACGGCACGCGGAAGCGTCATTTGCGGAACGGCGAGATCCGCGATCAGAACCAGCACGACGAAGCCGGCCGCGATCGCCACGTACAGGGCCTTGATCGGCATCTCGTCCGCGGCGAGGCGCGACTCGCCGCGCGCCCGCGAGGCGTCCTGCATCGAGCGGAAGGCGCTCCTGATCAGGGGGAAGGCGGCGAAGACCCCCGCGACCGCGGCTCCGATGAGAATGCCGATCCCGAGCGGCCTGTACAGCTCGACGCGGACCGCGTCGGGCCCCTCGGCCACCAGCCGCTGCACCTCCGGAACCCCGAACCGCGCGAGCGCCGGAGAGAGCGCGAAATAGCAGATGAAACCGCCCAGTCCGAACATGAGGCCGCCGCGCCCGGACAGGAAGCCCGTGCCGACGGTGAGCAGCGACAGGTAGAAGGTGATGTTGAGCAGGGGCGGCAGGCCGAGGATGGCTCCGACGTCGAGATCCTCTCCCGGCAGCAGCGTCAGCACCGCGGCGTGGACGAGCCCGGAGATCCCGGCCGCGGCCAGCATGTACGCGGTCTTCCGCAGGCCCGCCCCCGGCGACTTCAGGATCGCTGCCACCGCGATCCCTCCCGGGTAGGCCAGCCGGTTGAAGTCGATCATCTGCTTGCGCAGCGGGATGACGAAAGCCAGGCCGAGGATGCCCCCGCTGATGGCGGCGAAAACCACCAGCACGGAGGAGAACCGGCCCGCCTCGGGGACGCGCTGGCCGATGATCAGCAAGGCCGGCACGGAGAACATCAAGCCGGCCGAGGCTCCGTTCACCGCGGAGGCGATGGTCTGATTGATGTTGTTCTCGACGATGCTCGTCCGGCCGAGCAGGCCCCGGAGAATCCCCCAGCCGAGGATCGCCGCGAGTTCGGATCCCTCGATCGAGAACCCGAGCTTCAGCGAGGCGT harbors:
- a CDS encoding oligopeptide transporter OPT family protein yields the protein MGRKAVREVHRGPYPELTWTALLVGYGLGTLITISIGYASLKLGFSIEGSELAAILGWGILRGLLGRTSIVENNINQTIASAVNGASAGLMFSVPALLIIGQRVPEAGRFSSVLVVFAAISGGILGLAFVIPLRKQMIDFNRLAYPGGIAVAAILKSPGAGLRKTAYMLAAAGISGLVHAAVLTLLPGEDLDVGAILGLPPLLNITFYLSLLTVGTGFLSGRGGLMFGLGGFICYFALSPALARFGVPEVQRLVAEGPDAVRVELYRPLGIGILIGAAVAGVFAAFPLIRSAFRSMQDASRARGESRLAADEMPIKALYVAIAAGFVVLVLIADLAVPQMTLPRAVAMAVLGTLWIWVAGVIVSECLGRTNWSPLSGMTLIAVTILVLIASGLGSTAAIISSVIVGAAICVAIAQAGDMMLDLKSGYLVGASPRKQQIAQMLSTWLGPIIVIALMWVLHGAYRMGSDKLPAPQAAALASTIEVIIQGDVPKLLYGAGAGLGAMLAFSGLGGIGVLIGLGFYMPFNIVLTYTVGCLARIHVQRRYGVEFVENVGIPVAAGLIVGEALVGVGNALVRIALAMGA